From Salmo trutta unplaced genomic scaffold, fSalTru1.1, whole genome shotgun sequence, a single genomic window includes:
- the LOC115183505 gene encoding uncharacterized protein LOC115183505 isoform X1 — protein sequence MVNVESLKSLLDNIVKRLAEGGSFYLIITLIFIQYTVFHVEFVCSCKPEVLNCVMYILIPVFLLMFLVLWTDQMFKRLCRFTCRRSLKCHFGCRLCSLLCKSFCVGLLWIASVLIDGDWYVCCGNNLPNDKVDLPCKKNVLIPEDKNTLAQLRNDSLVIGLLCLLAVAFGFILSIIPPCRCRAKNTPGSQNTPDRGCCITFCEACCKSYHRHLYEESVLEETEIIMRDILKEKAKEYVSVTVSQIRPLTETTNKDQKVNSDEGGNPSVSLPETQRGEGAVGDAHTFDWDKISNLAFDMIDDLHKTSKPQEGSSGDDGKGGSIQPRPSDAVNDQGGDDDDEGGSIQPPASEAVNDQGDEDDGKAIGEP from the exons ATGGTTAACGTTGAGAGTCTGAAATCTCTACTCGACAACATAGTGAAAAGATTGGCAGAAGGGGGCAGTTTTTATCTAATAATCACTCTCATCTTCATTCAGTACACTGTGTTTCATGTAGAGTTTGTTTGCAGCTGCAAACCTGAAGTTTTGAACTGTGTCATGTACATCCTGATTCCAGTTTTTCTGTTGATGTTCCTCGTTCTCTGGACGGATCAGATGTTCAAAAGACTATGTCGGTTCACATGCAGACGGAGTCTCAAATGTCATTTTGGCTGTAGACTGTGCTCCCTTCTGTGTAAGTCATTCTGTGTCGGGTTGCTTTGGATTGCATCTGTGCTCATCGATGGAGACTGGTACGTGTGCTGTGGAAACAATCTCCCTAATGACAAAGTTGATCTTCCCTGCAAAAAAAATGTGCTCATCCCTGAAGACAAAAATACCCTGGCTCAACTCAGAAATGATTCGTTG GTTATTGGTTTGTTATGTCTGCTGGCTGTTGCTTTTGGGTTCATCCTGTCTATCATACCTCCATGTCGTTGCCGTGCTAAGAACACGCCTGGGAGTCAGAACACGCCTGATCGCGGTTGTTGTATCACATTTTGTGAGGCTTGTTGTAAATCTTATCACAGGCATTTATATGAGGAGAGTGTTTTGGAAGAAACTGAAATTATAATGAGAGACATTCTAAAGGAGAAAGCTAAAGAGTATGTATCTGTTACAGTGAGCCAAATAAGACCCCTTACTGAGACAACGAATAAAGACCAGAAGGTAAATAGTGATGAGGGGGGAAACCCATCAGTGTCCCttccagagacacagagaggtgagggggcagTAGGAGACGCTCATACATTTGATTGGGATAAAATATCGAATTTAGCTTTTGACATGATTGATGACTTACATAAAACTTCAAAACCACAAGAGGGATCAAGTGGGGATGATGGAAAAGGGGGATCAATACAACCCCGTCCATCTGATGCAGTTAATGATCAgggtggggatgatgatgatgaagggggATCAATACAACCCCCTGCATCTGAG GCAGTTAATGATCAGGGTGATGAGGATGATGGAAAAGCAATTGGTGAACCGTGA
- the LOC115183505 gene encoding uncharacterized protein LOC115183505 isoform X2, whose translation MVNVESLKSLLDNIVKRLAEGGSFYLIITLIFIQYTVFHVEFVCSCKPEVLNCVMYILIPVFLLMFLVLWTDQMFKRLCRFTCRRSLKCHFGCRLCSLLCKSFCVGLLWIASVLIDGDWYVCCGNNLPNDKVDLPCKKNVLIPEDKNTLAQLRNDSLVIGLLCLLAVAFGFILSIIPPCRCRAKNTPGSQNTPDRGCCITFCEACCKSYHRHLYEESVLEETEIIMRDILKEKAKEYVSVTVSQIRPLTETTNKDQKVNSDEGGNPSVSLPETQRGEGAVGDAHTFDWDKISNLAFDMIDDLHKTSKPQEGSSGDDGKGGSIQPRPSDAVNDQGGDDDDEGGSIQPPASEAVNDQGDDDDGKAIGEP comes from the exons ATGGTTAACGTTGAGAGTCTGAAATCTCTACTCGACAACATAGTGAAAAGATTGGCAGAAGGGGGCAGTTTTTATCTAATAATCACTCTCATCTTCATTCAGTACACTGTGTTTCATGTAGAGTTTGTTTGCAGCTGCAAACCTGAAGTTTTGAACTGTGTCATGTACATCCTGATTCCAGTTTTTCTGTTGATGTTCCTCGTTCTCTGGACGGATCAGATGTTCAAAAGACTATGTCGGTTCACATGCAGACGGAGTCTCAAATGTCATTTTGGCTGTAGACTGTGCTCCCTTCTGTGTAAGTCATTCTGTGTCGGGTTGCTTTGGATTGCATCTGTGCTCATCGATGGAGACTGGTACGTGTGCTGTGGAAACAATCTCCCTAATGACAAAGTTGATCTTCCCTGCAAAAAAAATGTGCTCATCCCTGAAGACAAAAATACCCTGGCTCAACTCAGAAATGATTCGTTG GTTATTGGTTTGTTATGTCTGCTGGCTGTTGCTTTTGGGTTCATCCTGTCTATCATACCTCCATGTCGTTGCCGTGCTAAGAACACGCCTGGGAGTCAGAACACGCCTGATCGCGGTTGTTGTATCACATTTTGTGAGGCTTGTTGTAAATCTTATCACAGGCATTTATATGAGGAGAGTGTTTTGGAAGAAACTGAAATTATAATGAGAGACATTCTAAAGGAGAAAGCTAAAGAGTATGTATCTGTTACAGTGAGCCAAATAAGACCCCTTACTGAGACAACGAATAAAGACCAGAAGGTAAATAGTGATGAGGGGGGAAACCCATCAGTGTCCCttccagagacacagagaggtgagggggcagTAGGAGACGCTCATACATTTGATTGGGATAAAATATCGAATTTAGCTTTTGACATGATTGATGACTTACATAAAACTTCAAAACCACAAGAGGGATCAAGTGGGGATGATGGAAAAGGGGGATCAATACAACCCCGTCCATCTGATGCAGTTAATGATCAgggtggggatgatgatgatgaagggggATCAATACAACCCCCTGCATCTGAGGCAGTTAATGatcagggtgatgat GATGATGGAAAAGCAATTGGTGAACCGTGA